In Nonlabens agnitus, the DNA window TAAACAAATAGTCAAAATTGTACGCAAATTTAAAGTCTGCATCATAAGCGCGTACGTCATTTGCTTCGATCTTTTCTCCTATTAAGTAACCGTAAAACGTAGTTAGTCTTAATTCTGGTTTGGCAAAATTTCTAAGAAGTGTTGCATAATTATTAATTTGATTTAAATGAGCAGCAACACTCACATCTGGATTTTTGAACTCTATAATTATACATTTTTCTTCTTGTGGAAATAATAAAACATCTGGGCGTTTGTCAAGCCTCTTTTCTCCTAAAGAATCAAGATATTTTAACTCTTGATCAGACAAATCATTCCTTATAATATTCTCTCCTTTATATTTTATTTCAGATAGTTTAAATTCAGAAATTCCATGAAAGTAAATGAAATCTTCATTTATAATCCATAAATCACTCTTATCAGGTGTGGTAGTTTTTTGCTGAAATATTAGATTATGTAATAAAGCTTCATCTTTATTACGGTTTCCAGATTTTTGGATTGAAAGGTTTTTTTCAATAATTAAAGTGAATAGTTCGAGAACAAGTTTTCTACGAGCTACGTAATGTGTTAGTTCAACTTTATTTTGTTGTGGAATTACTTCAACTATTTTATCAATTTCCTCTTCTAAAGTTTCTGAAAAATCATCCGATGTAGTGTCCAAATCATTTAACCTTTCGATACTTTCTTTTATAGTTGAATCTAATTCAGCTTTTTTTATCGCCTCAGAAGTATAAAATTTTTCTAAAATCTTTTTATCTGAATCATTTATTGAGATTTCGAGTGATGGGTCTAAGTGATCTGGCAATAAAAACATTTCTTTCAATTTCTTCAGATCTAATTCCCGCTTTTCTTGAATTCTTTCTATTTGTGGATATAAATGATAAATAGACTCATTTAACTTCATTACCAATAAGTCAAGTATTATTACCTCATCATTTTGAAAGATATCTGGCTCGCCAGAAAAAATCTCGTTATCCGGTATCTCAAATTCGCCACGTTCATTTGTATCTATTGAATCAAGATAATCACTAGAGACAAGAAACAAGAAGTGACTATTTTCAATAACTTCATCTTTGGCCAGAGATTGTAATTCAATTTCAAAATTTTCGATTAATTCATCCTTACTAGTCAACTTTAATTCGTTATACTTCAACAAGTCCTTATTGAGTTTATAAGAATTAATAGTGAAAACCTCGTGATTATCGGTTTCTACAATAGTAAAGGCGTCATCCGATATTTTTGAATAATTTACGTTAACCTCTGTAGTTTTGTCTATTTCGGGTAAATCTTTATTTGTAATTGATGAAGAACTTATTTTTTCATTGAAAACAAAGTGTTCAATAGATATGTCTGGTAAATCGTTCTTATTCAAACAAAAATATTGAATGTATCTTCTTAGAAGTGCATCCTTCAAACTTGCATCATTAAGTTTGTGGTAAATATTTCTCGTTGGATCTAAAAGACCTTCGAATATAATTGTTGAGCCGGATGTTTGAAAACTACTTCCGATATCTTGTTTGTGATATGTAATCGCGTTATTATCGAGAAATTCTTTTTTCTTTGAAACGATGAATTCTCTTTCTCGAAATCCACCCTCAGCTTTATAGACACTTTTGACTGTTGTAGTGTCAAAATAATGAGTGAATTGTATCCTTCCAGATCCAAGGTTTTTGAAGCCTTTGGTAAAATCTTTATACGTATTGAACCGTTTGAACTCTTTATCATTAAAACCAATACCGTTATCAATAATCAATAATCTTGAAAAACTAAAAGTTTGATCGATGTTTTGAGTGGAATAAATTTTGATTAAAATTTGTCCTTGAAAGGTTTCATCATCATTTGCCTTTATACGAATGGCCTCCAATGAGTTGGTAAATGCTTCATAAATTGGTTGTAAGGATGTTTTGGAACGTTTTA includes these proteins:
- a CDS encoding ATP-binding protein — its product is MEDNTYISADGVYYEGIIRDIKRSKTSLQPIYEAFTNSLEAIRIKANDDETFQGQILIKIYSTQNIDQTFSFSRLLIIDNGIGFNDKEFKRFNTYKDFTKGFKNLGSGRIQFTHYFDTTTVKSVYKAEGGFREREFIVSKKKEFLDNNAITYHKQDIGSSFQTSGSTIIFEGLLDPTRNIYHKLNDASLKDALLRRYIQYFCLNKNDLPDISIEHFVFNEKISSSSITNKDLPEIDKTTEVNVNYSKISDDAFTIVETDNHEVFTINSYKLNKDLLKYNELKLTSKDELIENFEIELQSLAKDEVIENSHFLFLVSSDYLDSIDTNERGEFEIPDNEIFSGEPDIFQNDEVIILDLLVMKLNESIYHLYPQIERIQEKRELDLKKLKEMFLLPDHLDPSLEISINDSDKKILEKFYTSEAIKKAELDSTIKESIERLNDLDTTSDDFSETLEEEIDKIVEVIPQQNKVELTHYVARRKLVLELFTLIIEKNLSIQKSGNRNKDEALLHNLIFQQKTTTPDKSDLWIINEDFIYFHGISEFKLSEIKYKGENIIRNDLSDQELKYLDSLGEKRLDKRPDVLLFPQEEKCIIIEFKNPDVSVAAHLNQINNYATLLRNFAKPELRLTTFYGYLIGEKIEANDVRAYDADFKFAYNFDYLFRPQKTIAGMFANEGKDGSLYTEVLKYSTLLERAKKRNNIFIKKLTDRSLD